The Setaria italica strain Yugu1 chromosome IX, Setaria_italica_v2.0, whole genome shotgun sequence genome has a window encoding:
- the LOC101767977 gene encoding uncharacterized protein LOC101767977 produces MSDPFYPYSRGALPGGDGALPPPRYSDLEVDLIAARYTGTPPPYPSSADVSAFDSHVGAFDSGVGAFDSARRRFRLWRGRLRLARWRFRLAHWRLRLAHWCFRLARWCFQFALRCEAIRGRSQMLKILILSDQGNLIVLCKFNHPKEKVNALEAGTDKEVIFCTKCLQT; encoded by the exons ATGTCGGACCCCTTCTACCCGTACTCCCGCGGCGCCTtgccgggcggcgacggcgcgctgccgccgccgcggtacTCGGACCTTGAGGTCGACCTCATCGCGGCCCGTTACACCGGCACCCCCCCGCCCTACCCCTCCTCCGCCGACGTCAGCGCCTTCGATTCGCACGTCGGCGCTTTCGACTCTGGCGTCGGTGCCTTCGACTCCGCACGTCGGCGCTTTCGACTCTGGCGTGGGCGCCTTCGACTCGCACGTTGGCGCTTTCGACTCGCACATTGGCGCCTTCGACTCGCACATTGGTGCTTTCGACTCGCACGTTGGTGCTTTCAATTCGCGCTTCGGTGCGAAGCGATCCGCGGAAG GTCCCAAATGTTGAAGATTCTTATCCTGAGCGACCAGGGGAACCTGATTGTCCT ATGCAAGTTCAACCATCCAAAGGAAAAGGTGAATGCACTAGAGGCTGGAACAGACAAAGAAGTAATCTTTTGTACAAAATGTTTGCAAACGTAA
- the LOC101761236 gene encoding Bowman-Birk type trypsin inhibitor yields MSRPQVLLVALAVLAVLATLPLRKGSEEEEGGAAFAMDTNARAWPCCDKCGLCLLMYPPQCNCMDFSERGCHPACRKCVRYTADGSSISQEPPVYRYADLLTNFCQRRCTPATVVA; encoded by the exons ATGAGTAGGCCTCAGGTGTTGCTCGTCGCACTGGCTGTTCTCGCCGTCCTCGCAACTCTGCCACTCCGCAAAG gaagcgaggaggaggaaggaggcgcGGCGTTCGCCATGGACACAAACGCGAGGGCGTGGCCGTGCTGCGACAAGTGCGGCCTGTGCCTCCTGATGTACCCGCCGCAGTGCAATTGCATGGACTTCTCGGAGCGCGGGTGCCACCCGGCGTGCAGGAAATGCGTCAGGTACACTGCCGACGGCAGCAGCATCAGCCAGGAACCGCCCGTCTACCGGTACGCCGACTTGCTCACCAACTTCTGCCAGCGCCGCTGCACGCCTGCGACTGTTGTTGCATAA
- the LOC101761624 gene encoding Bowman-Birk type trypsin inhibitor yields MRPKMLLVTLAVVAVLAALPLGKGHGGEEGGGAAPGNDANARAWPCCDTCGVCTRSLPPICSCRDLSPGGCHPACRNCLQSTTGGVRGAPLFQCTDFITNFCKRRCTPAAAGA; encoded by the exons ATGAGGCCCAAGATGCTGCTCGTCACGctggccgtcgtcgccgtcctcgcAGCTCtgccactcggcaaag GGCAcggcggagaggagggaggaggagcagcgccCGGCAACGACGCGAACGCGCGCGCCTGGCCGTGCTGCGACACCTGCGGCGTGTGCACCAGGTCGCTCCCGCCGATCTGTTCGTGCCGGGACCTGTCGCCGGGCGGGTGCCACCCGGCGTGCAGGAACTGCCTCCAGTCCACCACCGGCGGCGTCCGCGGAGCGCCCCTCTTCCAGTGCACGGACTTCATCACCAACTTCTGCAAGCGCCGCTGCACGCCTGCAGCAGCTGGTGCATAG